The nucleotide sequence CCGGCTTCCGCATCCACCTTGCCGGGTATCAAGGCCTTGACCACCGAAGAGGTGGAGCGCATTCGCGACAGCTTCGTCGCTGCCGCCAGGAGGGCAGAGCTGGCGGGATTCGACGGCGTCGCCCTGCATGGTGCCTTTGGCTGGATTCTCTCTGAGTTCATGTCCCCGCTGCTCAATGACCGCACCGACCGGTTTGGCGGCAGCGTCGAGAACCGTGCACGTTTGACCGTCGAGGTGATCGAAGGCATCAGGCGCGTCTGCGGTCCCCAATTTCAGATCGGCTGGCGCCTGTCTGTCGAACGCTACGGCCTGCAACTCGACGAATTGCGGGAAATCGCCGCCGACTTTTTCGACCGCGAGCTGATCGACTACCTCGACCTTGCCCTGTGGGACTCTGCCCAGATCGTCCAGGAAGGAACATTCAAGGGGCAGGCCATGCTCAGCATTTTCACCAACCTGCGCCGTCGCGGCGTGCGGGTCGGCACGGCGGGCCGGGTCATGAGCGCGCAGCGAGCGGCGCAACTGCTGGAAGAGGGGTGCGACTTCGTGCTGATCGGCAGGGCGGGCATTCTCAAGACCGATTTTCCGCGCCAGGTCAGGGCCAACCCGCAATACGAAAGCCCGCAACTGCCGGTCACCGCCGAGTACCTGCGTACCTGCGGGCTGAGTGAGCGGTTCTTCAATTACATGTGTGAGTGGCCGAGTGTGGTTTTACCGGAAAGCATTTGAGGGATCGGGTCGCATAGAGTGTGCCCTTAACGGGAGAGTCAACGGATGGCAGCCGCAGCGGCTTACTGACGCAGATAGAGAGGTTGCGCGCTGAAAAGCGCAGCAGACGATACTGCTTCATAGGGGGCTGTGTGTCGAATCACTGGCTGATGGCCTTTTGCTTCTACTGAATTCGCTCTAGAATCAGCCCCCGCAGCCAACGTGACTGCGCTCTTGAATCAGCAAGGAAGTCGATATGCAATTTGGAAAAGCCATGGCGTTTGCCCTGGCATTGAGTCTCGGTGGATGCGCAAGCTTCACCAAGGATGAAGTGGCGCGGGTCGATCTGCCCTCGATGGCCAGCTACGCGAACAAGCCCAACGTCTATGTGGATTTCGATTTCTACCAGGGCGACCCCGGCAACGCTCAGGCCAACGAGGTTCCACAGGCGCGGGAGATGCTCAAGCCCGACCTCAAGCGCGCGTTCAACGAGTCCGGTCTTTTCGGTCGTGTCAGCTTCGACGAGTTCGACAAGCAGCCAGGTGACTACAGCCTTCGGTTGAAGGTGTACAACCACGCACCGGGTGGCGGGCAGATGGCGCTGGCGTTCATCAGTGGCCTGACCCTCACGATCATCCCTGCGCTGGCGACCGACCAATACACCATGAGCCTGGAAACCCTGGACGACCGTGGCCAGTCATTGGGCAAAACCAGTAACCACGATGCGGTGAATACCTGGATGGGCATCTGGTTCCTGCCGCTCGCGGGCAATACGCCCAAAGCGGCTGTCACCGATACCTTCAGCCGTCAGGTCAATGCGCTGCTGAAGAACTGGGTCGACAGCAACCGCATGAAGTATTCCGCTGTCGATGCCCGCATTCCTCGCGGCTGACATCGAACAGACAAGAGCCGCTTTTGCGGCTCTTTCTTTTTGCTTACTTGAGTGCCTGAACGAACTGCGGGTCGCTGTATAGGCTCTTGAGCAGCGCCTGCACCATCGGGTTGTAATTGTTCGCCGCCGCAGGAATGGCGATCGGTCCGAAGAAGCTGCTGTCCCAATCACGCTGCACGTCTTTGGTGGTTTCATACAACACCTGGTCACCCTTGCGCAGGGTGAAGCGTGCAGCCAGTTCACCATGGCCGGTGATCACGCCGGTGTTGAGCTGGCTCTTGACCAGCTGGATCTGCAACTGCCGTTCGGCACGAGGGTCAAGCAACCCGGCGTGACGCAGCTCATCGCTGATCGCGGCCTGAATGTGCAACGGCACACTGCCCTCGGGCGAAGAAATCGGATTCAGGCGAACCATCAGAGAACCCTGGCCAGAATCAGCATTCACCTGCGCATCGCGTACCGGTTGCAACGGCGCGTTTTGCTTGAGCTGCTGGACATTCTGAAAGTTGGGTTCGTAGCGGGTCATGGTCACACCGCAGCCTTGCAACAGCAATGCGCAGACGGGCAGGGCGAGGTAGAGCTTTTTCACGGCATATCCTTGCGTGAGAAGAGGGAGCGCGATTATCAATTGATAGCGTTGCGCCATCAAGTGCGCATGCTGGTGTCCATCAGGGTGCGGGGACGATCAGTCGAGCTATAGAACGACCCGGTAGTAATCGTTTCGATCTTCATAGGTCTCTTCCAGCACCGACCAGCGTACAACGCTCGGTGCGTCTTCGAGCGCAGCTTCACCCGCATCCACGTCGGCCAACAGCAGGCTGATGAACGTGCAGATCTGTTCGCGGACATCATCCGCTTTGTTGATGTGCGCAAGCGGCAAGCTGAACGTCCAGTGGTCTGCTGCGCCGTTTTCCGCTTCCCACCGAAAAAGGCGCGCGGTGCCGTCTCTCAGTCGGGTCATGGTGGCGGGCGCCAGCCCGGACATTTTGAAGCCCATGAAGTCCTCGGACCTTACGTTGGTCGGGACATCCCACAGGTTGATATGAAGCAGGGGCTCCGGGCTCAGGCCTCCCTCGAGGTTATTGCAGAGAAAACTCATCTGGAACGCGAGGTGCGCCGTCGGCTTGCGTTTGCGTGTCGGTGTGAGCGGCAAGGTCCAGGCGACATCGCTGTAAATCCAGCCGCTGGTGTCGGTCCTGTAGCTGCTGCACCACTGGCCGGGTGTGTAGACGGTGTCCATTGGTCCGTGGCTGAACAGCTGGCTGATCTCTTGCTTGATCAGTTTCGCCAGCGCTTCGCATTCCTTGGCCACTTGGGAGACGAACGCGATGGAGGCGGTGATGGCTTGGCCGGTTTCACTCATTGGCAATGCACTCTCAAGATTGGGGCGGCAGGGGGTGAGCGAAAAACACATGATCGCAAACGCTGGGAAGCTTTGGCTTTGTCAGGTTTTTTTCGAAGCCATTGAAGGGTTCCACGGCCATGAGCTTCAAGCACTTGCGGACCTGGTCGATCCAGCGTTGCAGCTCAAGTCCGGGACCCGTGGGGATAGCGGCGATGGCGTCGAGGATGTCAAACCACGAGCGCATGATCAGCTTGCCTTTCCAGCAGTCGCGGTGATTCAGGGCATTGCTGGCGGCGCTGGTATCCAGGCCGATAAACAGATGAAGGGCATGATCCCGCCGGTGCTTGTCGAGATACTTTTCCCATTGAATGTGCAACTGATCGTCACCGCTCAAGGGGGCTCGCCATTTGAATTCCACCAGCAAAATCTGCGTTTGCGCGCCCCAGGTCAGCGTCACCAGAAGGTCCGGCTCGATGCGACCGCTACGTGGCCAGAACTCCATTTCGGCATGGGTGGGCGCGCCGGTGGGGAAGGCATGCTCGGGATTGCGATGGCGCACCACCGCGCCCCAGAAAGTGGCGATCGCCGCAGGCGACAGAAAGGCCAGCGGGCCCATCAGCGTCGACGTGATCTCATCTTCCTCGGCCACCCGTTGTTCGGTGGTTTCATCCCTATGGCCCAGATAGCGGCGATAGAGCCTGGATTTCTTGTGGCTGAAAGCGTGCAGCATCAGGCGTCCTTTCTGCGATGGCCCAAGTCGGGGCATTCCCTGTATCGGCCGAATCCACACCAATTTGAATTTCCCGCTGCCCACAATCCCCTGTAGGAGCGAGCTTGCTCGCGATGGTAGCCCAGACACCGCGGGCATTCAGGCGTCCCGCGTTATCGTTGACGACCATCGCGAGCAAGCCCGCTCCCACAGTGGCCTGGGCACGCCGCGCGATGGTGGATCGACGCAAAGCCTGTAGGAGCGAGCTTGCTCGCGATAGCGGTGTGTCAGGTTAGTAACCGTAACAGACACACCGTCATCGCGAGCAAGCTCGCTCCTACAGGGGGGCAGTGTTCAGCGCAAATCAATCCAGCTTGTGTCCTCGGGAATCCGCTCCAGATTCCCCAGGTCCACCTGCGTTGCCAACGCATCCTGCAAGGCCTTGGGCTCGATGGCCACCGAGTCGGCGAACACTCCGTCATTGATCAGGCGCAGCACCGAAGCACGCACCACCGCCGGGTCGAGGTTGGGGAACAACTTCAGGCCACTGGCAACCGCCGCTTCGGGATCCTTGTGAATGGTCTTGAGCGCCCGATCAATGCCGCTGACAAACTTGCGCGAGACCTGCGGATCAATGTCCTTGCGCGTGGAGATCGCCGAGAAGGTGTAAGGCCCCATCTGTTTCGAGAAGGCGGCCACCACCTTGTAACCCTGCGCCTCGGCCTGCGACGCGCCCGGTTCGTAGAGCACGGCGCAATCGGCCTGGCCGGAGCTGAGCGGGCCGATTTCGTTGCCCATCGGCACCTGCAAAATGTTCAGGTCTTTCTTGGTATCCAGGCCCGCTTGTTGCGCCAGGCGCAGGAAGGCCGAGGTGCTGGTGGTGGGCATGGTGCCGGTGGAGATGGTCTTGCCGGCCAGGCTGGCGAAGCCGTTGAAGCTCACGTCGGCCTTGCAGGTCAGCCACACGCCGAGGCGGTTGAGGGTGCCGCCGACGATCTTCACCGGTGCGCCGCGGCTGAAGGAAATGGCGGTCCACTCGGGGCCATGCAGCGAGAAGTCGGCACTGCGGGCGATCACCGCCGCCAGCGCGTTGGTCGAGGACGACGCCACGTCGATGCGCACATCGAGGCCTTCGTCCTTGAAGTAGCCATGCTCCTCGGCGAAATACACCGGCAGGTAGAACACCGACTTGAACGCGGCCGAAACCACGGTTTGTTCCTGGGCCACAGCGCCCACGGACAGCGAAGCGGCCAGGGCGAAGCCGGCCAAACGAATGGAACGAGACAAGAACATGGGATTTCCTAGAGTTTGAAGTTCGTGGCGTAGGTCTGGTCTTTCCAGCGCAGCAGTTTGCGTTCGGCCAGCTCGACGCCGGCATACAGCACAAAGCCCAGCGCCATCAGGCTGAAGATGCCGACCCACACGGTGTTGAGGTCGTAGAGCGAGGAAGCGACGAAAATCACATGGCCGATGCCGTAGCTGGACGAGATGAACTCGCCGACCACGGTGCCCACCAGGGCGAAGCCGATGTTGATGCGAAAGGTGCTGATCACGTAGGGCAGGGCGGAGGGCACCACCACCTTGGCGAAGATCTGCCATTTGCTGGCGCCCAGCGAGATGAGCATTTTTTGCAGGTCCGGGTCGGTGTCCTTGGCCGCCTGGAACGCCGCGAGCAGGGCGACGATCGAGGTCAGCGAGATCGACAGGGCGATCTTCGACACCAGGCCGGTGCCGAACCAGAGAATCAC is from Pseudomonas sp. MYb118 and encodes:
- a CDS encoding NADH:flavin oxidoreductase, which gives rise to MAVSDLFKPLSLLHGPAMSNRFMLAPLTNQQSERDGCASEFDQQWIEQVAQGGYGLIQTCATTVESSGIAFERQLGIHSDHHLRGLSQMAAAIRRGGGLSAVQLHHAGHRARAQFGGVPAPASASTLPGIKALTTEEVERIRDSFVAAARRAELAGFDGVALHGAFGWILSEFMSPLLNDRTDRFGGSVENRARLTVEVIEGIRRVCGPQFQIGWRLSVERYGLQLDELREIAADFFDRELIDYLDLALWDSAQIVQEGTFKGQAMLSIFTNLRRRGVRVGTAGRVMSAQRAAQLLEEGCDFVLIGRAGILKTDFPRQVRANPQYESPQLPVTAEYLRTCGLSERFFNYMCEWPSVVLPESI
- a CDS encoding ABC transporter permease, with the translated sequence MNTTSSTATLATQATAQNSRRRLPVSLVQLAILLLIVGAWEYGVRAGFISAFLFGSPSGTALAGWKLIQSGELWEHAYYTLWASIIGFVAGTVLGTVPGLLLWYSPYVARVIEPFLVAINSVPKIAFAPLVILWFGTGLVSKIALSISLTSIVALLAAFQAAKDTDPDLQKMLISLGASKWQIFAKVVVPSALPYVISTFRINIGFALVGTVVGEFISSSYGIGHVIFVASSLYDLNTVWVGIFSLMALGFVLYAGVELAERKLLRWKDQTYATNFKL
- a CDS encoding ABC transporter substrate-binding protein, which encodes MFLSRSIRLAGFALAASLSVGAVAQEQTVVSAAFKSVFYLPVYFAEEHGYFKDEGLDVRIDVASSSTNALAAVIARSADFSLHGPEWTAISFSRGAPVKIVGGTLNRLGVWLTCKADVSFNGFASLAGKTISTGTMPTTSTSAFLRLAQQAGLDTKKDLNILQVPMGNEIGPLSSGQADCAVLYEPGASQAEAQGYKVVAAFSKQMGPYTFSAISTRKDIDPQVSRKFVSGIDRALKTIHKDPEAAVASGLKLFPNLDPAVVRASVLRLINDGVFADSVAIEPKALQDALATQVDLGNLERIPEDTSWIDLR